The Synechococcus sp. MU1617 genome window below encodes:
- a CDS encoding Nif11 domain/cupin domain-containing protein, with protein MAEQDLIRFLNKISQLQLLAERVQNDSSSHDQLAACADHNQVVQLAQSWGFNIGRRWGERDHAPGGEANLLATPCPPPGEESTRVLASAETWRLLLIASNGYLSPHDEWMDQSDHEWVLVLRGSACVALQNPDRIVDLSPGDHLLIPPHQRHRVERTDPDPGTLWLALHWDATSAR; from the coding sequence ATGGCGGAGCAGGATCTGATCCGTTTCCTCAACAAGATTTCCCAACTTCAGCTCCTTGCGGAGCGTGTGCAGAACGACTCCAGCAGCCATGATCAGCTGGCGGCTTGTGCTGATCACAACCAGGTCGTTCAGTTGGCCCAATCCTGGGGCTTCAACATCGGTCGGCGCTGGGGTGAGCGTGACCACGCGCCGGGTGGAGAAGCCAACCTGCTGGCGACCCCGTGCCCTCCTCCCGGTGAAGAATCAACGCGGGTGTTGGCGTCTGCCGAGACGTGGAGATTGCTGCTGATTGCATCCAACGGCTACCTGTCACCTCATGACGAATGGATGGACCAGTCCGATCACGAATGGGTGCTTGTGTTGCGGGGAAGCGCCTGTGTTGCCCTGCAGAACCCCGATCGAATTGTGGATCTCAGCCCTGGGGATCATCTTTTGATTCCGCCCCATCAACGCCACAGGGTTGAGCGCACGGATCCCGATCCTGGAACCCTCTGGCTTGCCTTGCACTGGGATGCCACTTCAGCCCGCTGA
- a CDS encoding DUF3136 domain-containing protein, whose amino-acid sequence MPSATKALTIGDLEAGFSTYCQALRRLVADGRDLNAIRRTVCWDYLNRLHTSLPKDYRSPDELIQRYQKEASPAQAD is encoded by the coding sequence ATGCCGTCTGCAACCAAGGCACTCACCATCGGAGATCTGGAAGCTGGATTCTCGACCTACTGCCAGGCCCTTCGTCGCCTTGTTGCCGATGGACGCGACCTCAACGCCATTCGCCGGACGGTCTGCTGGGATTACCTCAACAGGTTGCACACCTCGCTTCCGAAGGACTACCGCTCTCCCGACGAACTGATCCAGCGGTACCAAAAGGAAGCATCACCTGCTCAAGCAGACTGA
- a CDS encoding c-type cytochrome encodes MLSQVLRCCIGAFLVLLLSLGSSGTSRAAAADTSPGALLFEQHCAGCHINGGNIIRRGKNLKLKTLERDEIATATAIAAIAREGRGQMSGYADVLGTDGDQLVAEWILIQAQNAWTQG; translated from the coding sequence GTGCTGAGCCAAGTCCTGCGCTGCTGCATTGGTGCGTTTCTAGTTCTGCTGCTGAGCCTTGGATCGAGCGGAACATCGCGTGCAGCCGCGGCGGACACCAGCCCCGGCGCTCTGTTGTTCGAACAGCATTGCGCTGGATGCCACATCAACGGGGGCAACATCATTCGCCGTGGGAAAAACCTGAAGCTCAAGACCCTCGAGCGTGATGAGATTGCAACGGCGACGGCCATCGCAGCCATCGCCCGGGAAGGGCGAGGCCAGATGAGCGGTTATGCCGACGTTCTTGGGACTGATGGGGACCAGCTCGTGGCCGAATGGATTCTCATCCAGGCTCAGAACGCTTGGACCCAGGGATAA
- a CDS encoding YciI family protein — translation MARFVLWGTYCTDALEKRAPYRDEHLARLQALKEQGTLVTLGPTEGSTHVFGIFEADNIDVVRKLVEDDIYWKQRIWTALEVYPWVQAF, via the coding sequence ATGGCACGTTTCGTCTTGTGGGGCACTTACTGCACGGATGCTCTTGAGAAGCGTGCTCCTTATCGTGATGAGCACCTTGCTCGTCTTCAGGCTCTGAAAGAGCAGGGGACGCTGGTCACACTTGGTCCCACCGAAGGAAGTACCCACGTTTTCGGAATCTTCGAAGCAGACAACATCGACGTTGTTCGCAAGCTGGTTGAGGACGACATCTATTGGAAGCAGAGGATTTGGACGGCGCTCGAGGTTTATCCCTGGGTCCAAGCGTTCTGA
- a CDS encoding AbrB family transcriptional regulator, which translates to MLTGSDLLNKVKDLGDVSKSDLVRACGYVSNKKDGAERLNFTAFYEALLEAKGVSLGVGGVGGVGKGGRKLSYVATVQGNGNLLIGKAYTALLDLKPGDEFEIKLGRKQIRLTPVGATDEDEE; encoded by the coding sequence ATGCTCACTGGGAGCGACCTTCTCAATAAAGTCAAGGACCTGGGTGACGTCAGCAAGTCTGATCTTGTTCGTGCCTGTGGCTATGTCTCAAACAAAAAGGATGGTGCTGAACGTCTGAATTTCACCGCTTTTTATGAAGCACTGCTGGAGGCCAAAGGCGTCAGCCTTGGTGTAGGTGGTGTTGGCGGCGTGGGCAAAGGCGGCCGCAAACTCAGCTATGTGGCCACTGTGCAAGGCAACGGCAATCTGCTCATCGGCAAGGCCTATACAGCGCTGCTCGACCTGAAGCCTGGAGATGAATTTGAAATCAAACTGGGTCGCAAACAAATCCGTCTAACACCTGTAGGTGCCACTGACGAAGACGAAGAGTGA